One window from the genome of Tachysurus vachellii isolate PV-2020 chromosome 5, HZAU_Pvac_v1, whole genome shotgun sequence encodes:
- the LOC132845780 gene encoding cytochrome b5 reductase 4 has translation MLNLPSQSFPAVSSQQRVASSGQPRNKVALKPGHSLMDWIRLTKSGRDLTGLKGRLIEVTEEELKKHNTRDDCWTCIRGMVYNVSAYMDFHPGGEEELMKAAGIDGTDLFDQVHRWVNYESMLKECLVGRMVVKASTAIKALQQKAENTHLNGLGPPASLVLDSAAAQAPKDNRPRYDWFQTEETVNIVIYTKRKIPRSGCTVVDLKGNMLRIEVLLGHWSYLLHWSLSYEVEENVNVQAVSSVGKVEVFLYKVLKAKWTQVGQPLESHDSFIQSKHRGLFYRDCILVSKKEVTHDTQLFCFRLPPGAHMHVPVGRHVYLKASFQGSEVAKPYTPVDHILMPQSQSSNTLSSEVYLMIKVYPDGVFTQYLDNLDIGASVSMSGPEGPFTVRSLRDVTHLYLLAAGTGFTPMARLLCLVLQDLPSVRKTKLMFFNRQEKDILWYSQLEQLCAEEERFQVEYVLSEPVGSWTGKNGRIDATMLQAFLERSRDSKCFVCVCGPTGFTELAVQLVKQQGFSEKEIHAFKS, from the exons ATGCTGAACCTGCCGTCACAGTCGTTCCCTGCTGTGAGCTCTCAGCAGAGAGTCGCTTCCTCAGGACAGCCCAGGAACAAG GTGGCACTAAAGCCAGGTCATAGTCTTATGGACTGGATTCGGCTCACTAAAAGTGGCCGAGATTTGACTGGACTCAAGGGGAGATTGATCGAGGTGACAGAAGAGGAActaaagaaacacaacacaagagATGACTGTTGGACATGTATAAGAG GAATGGTATATAATGTGAGTGCATACATGGATTTTCACCCTGGTGGGGAGGAGGAGCTGATGAAGGCAGCTGGTATTGATGGCACTGACCTGTTTGACCAG GTCCACCGTTGGGTGAATTATGAGTCCATGTTGAAAGAGTGCCTGGTGGGCAGAATGGTGGTAAAGGCCAGTACAGCAATTAAAG CACTGCAACAGAAAGCTGAGAACACACACCTGAATG GTCTTGGACCTCCTGCTTCTTTGGTGTTGGATTCAGCAGCTGCTCAAGCGCCGAAAGACAACCGCCCCCG ATATGACTGGTTCCAGACAGAGGAAACcgttaatattgttatttacaccaAGCGTAAG ATTCCGAGATCTGGTTGTACAGTCGTGGACCTAAAAGGAAACATGCTGCGGATAGAGGTGCTCTTAGGACACTGGTCATATCTTCTTCACTGGA GTCTTTCTTATGAAGTAGAAGAAAATGTTAATG TTCAGGCAGTAAGTTCGGTCGGGAAGGTCGAGGTGTTCCTGTACAAAGTGCTCAAAGCCAAGTGGACACAAGTGGGTCAACCCCTAGAATCCCATGACTCATTTATTCAGAGTAAACACCGGG GACTGTTCTACAGAGACTGTATATTGGTTTCAAAGAAAGAAGTTACACATGACACGCAGCTCTTCTGTTTCCGGTTACCTCCTGGAGCACATATGCACGTCCCTGTGGGGAGACATGTCTACCTCAAAGCTTCCTTTCAGG GCAGTGAAGTAGCAAAGCCCTACACACCAGTAGACCACATCCTCATGCCCCAGAGTCAATCTAGCAACACTCTGAGCTCTGAAGTCTATCTGATGATTAAGGTCTATCCTGATGGAGTGTTCACACAATATTTAGACAACCTTGACATcg GAGCCTCTGTGTCCATGAGTGGCCCAGAGGGTCCCTTTACAGTCAGGAGTCTGCGTGATGTCACTCATTTATACCTCTTAGCTGCTGGCACTGGATTCACACCCATGGCTCGCCTCCTCTGCCTCGTCTTACAGGACCTGCCTTCTGTCAG GAAGACCAAGCTGATGTTCTTCAATCGGCAAGAGAAAGACATCCTGTGGTATTCTCAGCTGGAGCAGCTGTGTGCAGAGGAAGAGAG ATTTCAGGTTGAATACGTTCTTTCAGAGCCTGTGGGCTCATGGACAGGTAAAAATGGACGAATTGATGCCACAATGCTGCAGGCATTCCTGGAAAGATCCAGAGACTCCaagtgctttgtgtgtgtgtgtgggccaaCTGGTTTCACTGAGCTGGCAGTGCA GCTGGTCAAGCAGCAGGGATTCAGTGAAAAGGAGATTCATGCTTTTAAGAGTTGA